The proteins below are encoded in one region of Lactuca sativa cultivar Salinas chromosome 3, Lsat_Salinas_v11, whole genome shotgun sequence:
- the LOC128132919 gene encoding uncharacterized protein LOC128132919 codes for MEFLKSFDSDDDVEFVETFFNVVQHVHAEESSNAARTRAVVSRDRQAAHDLLVRDYFADNCLYNDDSFERRFRLNKAIFLRISNALESRYDFFKQKPDARGRMSFSSIQKCAAALRYLGYSIAFDASDEYLKVSESTPAVECVDWFFACVYEVFHEEYLRKPTQRDIERLYSAHEERHGFPGMLGSLDCTHVAWEKCPTAWRGQFTRGDIGEPTIILEAVASQDLWIWHAFFGVAGSNNDLNVLGQSPLFNDIWTGKAPDMTFTVNGHAYKYGYYLGDGIYPDYSTLMKAYSVPRSEKAKFFTKKKRNQRERISRGHLESLSKHGM; via the coding sequence ATggaatttttaaaaagttttgacTCGGATGACGACGTAGAATTCGTCGAGACATTCTTCAATGTTGTGCAACATGTTCACGCCGAAGAAAGTTCGAATGCAGCGCGTACAAGGGCGGTCGTCAGTCGTGATCGCCAAGCCGCACACGACTTATTGGTACGTGATTACTTTGCCGATAATTGTCTTTATAATGACGACTCGTTCGAACGTCGTTTTCGTCTGAATAAGGCTATATTTTTACGTATTAGTAATGCTTTAGAATCTCGTTatgattttttcaaacaaaaacccgACGCTAGAGGAAGAATGAGTTTTAGTAGTATACAAAAATGTGCGGCTGCTCTTAGGTATTTGGGATACAGTATAGCATTTGATGCATCTGACGAATACTTGAAAGTATCCGAGAGTACCCCCGCGGTTGAATGTGTAGATTGGTTTTTTGCATGTGTTTATGAGGTTTTTCACGAAGAATATTTGCGTAAACCTACTCAACGTGATATTGAGAGATTATATTCGGCTCATGAAGAGAGGCATGGATTTCCCGGTATGCTTGGCAGTCTAGATTGTACGCATGTGGCTTGGGAAAAATGTCCAACTGCATGGCGTGGTCAGTTCACTCGAGGAGATATAGGTGAACCAACTATCATTCTAGAAGCTGTTGCATCTCAAGATTTGTGGATATGGCATGCCTTTTTTGGAGTAGCGGGGTCTAACAACGACCTTAATGTTCTTGGTCAGTCTCCACTTTTCAACGATATTTGGACCGGCAAAGCACCTGATATGACGTTCACGGTAAACGGGCACGCGTACAAATATGGTTACTACCTTGGTGATGGGATATACCCGGATTATTCTACATTGATGAAGGCATACTCAGTTCCTCGAAGTGAAAAAGCaaaattttttacaaaaaaaaaaaggaatcagCGAGAAAGGATATCGAGAGGGCATTTGGAGTCCTTAAGCAAACATGGCATGTAG